A DNA window from Bacillus sp. BGMRC 2118 contains the following coding sequences:
- a CDS encoding protein jag — MKEVTATGSTFEEAVSSALAQMNASREEVEIDIVEEGKKGLFGLFGARNYVVKVTKKKNARQETEQFLYDITKKMGVDVKIESKEVDREIIYQLSGSDIALLIGKRGQTLNSIQYLAQLVFNRETSQYRTIVVDAENYRLRRREALEQLAHRLAYKAVKTKQDVPLEPMPSYERKVIHMVLLKNKEVKTFSAGEEPRRHLVISPIIKK; from the coding sequence GCTCAGATGAATGCATCAAGAGAAGAAGTAGAAATAGACATAGTAGAAGAGGGAAAAAAAGGTTTATTTGGTCTTTTTGGTGCTCGGAACTATGTTGTAAAAGTTACAAAAAAGAAAAATGCAAGACAAGAAACAGAACAGTTTTTATATGATATCACGAAAAAGATGGGTGTAGATGTCAAGATTGAGAGTAAAGAAGTTGATCGAGAAATCATTTATCAACTATCAGGTAGCGATATTGCCTTATTAATCGGAAAAAGGGGCCAGACCTTAAATTCCATACAATATCTGGCGCAGCTCGTTTTTAACCGTGAGACTAGTCAATATCGAACCATTGTGGTAGATGCAGAGAATTATCGATTAAGAAGAAGAGAAGCACTTGAGCAACTAGCACATCGTTTGGCCTATAAAGCTGTTAAGACGAAACAAGATGTTCCTCTTGAACCAATGCCATCTTATGAACGAAAGGTTATTCATATGGTATTGCTAAAAAATAAAGAGGTAAAAACTTTTTCAGCTGGTGAAGAGCCTCGTCGTCACTTGGTGATCTCACCAATTATAAAAAAATAA
- the mnmE gene encoding tRNA uridine-5-carboxymethylaminomethyl(34) synthesis GTPase MnmE, with product MDFDTIAAISTPMGEGAIAIVRLSGDDSLTIANKIFKGKSLTEVPSHTIHYGHIVDPETEDIIEEVMISVMKAPRTFTRENVVEINCHGGLVSVNKVLQLTLEQGARLAEPGEFTKRAFLNGRIDLSQAEAVMDLIRAKTDRAMSVAIGQMEGRLSNLIQRLRQELLETLAHVEVNIDYPEYDDVEEMTHSLLIEKASSVQNEIEKLLQTSSQGKILREGLSTVIVGRPNVGKSSLLNSLVHENKAIVTDIPGTTRDVIEEYVNVKGVPLRLLDTAGIRETEDIVERIGVERSRQVLKEADLILLVLNYNDDLTIEDKRLFEAVAGMDVIVIVNKTDLLQKLDMNEVNKLAEHYPIVTTSLLEDKGIEELEDAISSLFFSGTIESKDMTYVSNSRHIALLTQAKKSIQEAINGIENGVPIDLVQIDLTRTWELLGEIIGDAVHESLIDQLFSQFCLGK from the coding sequence ATGGATTTCGATACAATAGCGGCAATATCTACTCCAATGGGAGAAGGAGCTATTGCCATTGTGAGATTAAGTGGAGACGACAGTCTGACAATAGCAAATAAAATATTTAAAGGTAAATCGTTAACAGAGGTACCATCTCATACGATACACTATGGCCATATTGTAGACCCTGAAACAGAAGATATCATTGAGGAAGTAATGATTTCTGTGATGAAGGCTCCAAGAACGTTTACGAGAGAGAATGTAGTAGAAATAAATTGCCATGGTGGGCTAGTGTCTGTTAATAAAGTCTTGCAGTTAACGCTTGAACAGGGAGCTCGATTAGCGGAGCCAGGTGAATTTACGAAAAGGGCATTCTTAAATGGAAGAATAGATTTGTCACAGGCAGAAGCCGTAATGGATTTAATTCGTGCCAAAACTGACCGTGCAATGAGTGTAGCGATTGGTCAAATGGAAGGACGACTCTCAAACTTAATACAACGGCTGCGGCAGGAACTATTAGAAACTCTTGCACATGTAGAAGTAAATATTGATTACCCAGAGTATGATGATGTGGAGGAAATGACACATTCATTGTTAATTGAAAAGGCAAGTTCTGTCCAAAATGAAATCGAGAAGCTTCTGCAGACATCTAGCCAAGGGAAAATATTACGAGAAGGTCTGTCAACTGTAATTGTCGGTAGACCGAATGTTGGTAAATCCTCTCTGCTTAATAGCTTAGTTCATGAAAATAAAGCTATTGTCACTGATATCCCTGGCACGACAAGAGATGTAATTGAAGAATATGTAAATGTGAAAGGTGTTCCACTTCGCCTGTTGGATACTGCTGGTATTCGTGAAACAGAAGATATTGTTGAGAGAATTGGTGTTGAACGATCTAGACAAGTACTGAAAGAAGCTGATTTAATTCTTTTAGTTTTAAATTACAATGATGACCTCACAATAGAAGATAAGAGATTATTTGAAGCAGTAGCGGGGATGGATGTAATTGTTATTGTTAATAAAACCGATTTACTTCAAAAGTTGGATATGAACGAAGTAAATAAATTAGCTGAACACTATCCGATTGTAACAACTTCTTTATTAGAAGACAAAGGAATAGAAGAGTTAGAGGATGCTATTAGTTCTCTGTTCTTCTCAGGTACAATCGAATCAAAAGATATGACGTATGTCTCTAATTCTAGACATATTGCGTTGTTAACACAGGCAAAGAAATCAATACAAGAAGCCATAAATGGAATTGAAAATGGTGTTCCGATAGATTTAGTACAAATAGATTTAACAAGAACATGGGAGTTATTAGGTGAAATTATCGGCGATGCCGTTCATGAAAGCTTAATCGACCAGTTATTTTCACAATTCTGTTTAGGGAAATAG